Proteins found in one Camelus bactrianus isolate YW-2024 breed Bactrian camel chromosome X, ASM4877302v1, whole genome shotgun sequence genomic segment:
- the CXHXorf65 gene encoding uncharacterized protein CXorf65 homolog: MFIFIKHGDDQQFLANTNCSVFLLLLYTRRKLGLPKRDTIDLCDETGTMKLLFLMKTPGEYANKFLTARSTYYVCRVKFGPPGTRFEKIYRAFVPLLKNPEPELIDALRTQCEVLERNQMKMLRSQEARRIVSTESSMNPPSRSGRSDEEGPTRRGPILKNRVDFVTRRDKYR; this comes from the exons ATGTTCATCTTTATCAAACATGGAG ATGATCAGCAGTTTCTGGCCAATACTAATTGTTCTGTATTCCTGTTGCTGCTTTATACCCGCCGTAAACTGGGGCTGCCGAAAAGAG ACACCATCGATTTGTGCGATGAAACGGGGACCATGAAGTTGCTTTTCCTGATGAAGACCCCTGGAGAATATGCCAACAAATTCCTTACAGCTCGAAGCACCTACTACGTTTGTAGGGTGAAGTTTGGGCCACCAG GAACTCGATTTGAGAAAATCTACCGAGCTTTTGTGCCCCTCCTGAAGAATCCAGAACCTGAGCTAATTG ATGCCTTGCGTACACAATGTGAAGTCCTGGAGAGGAACCAAATGAAAATGCTTAGAAGCCAAGAAGCCAGAAGAATTGTTTCAACTGAATCCTCCATGAACCCCCCA TCCAGATCAGGACGATCAGACGAAGAGGGGCCCACTCGCAGGGGTCCAATCCTTAAGAATAGAGTGGACTTTGTCACTAGGAGGGATAAATATCGCTGA
- the IL2RG gene encoding cytokine receptor common subunit gamma, giving the protein MLKPPLPLRSLLFLQLPLLGVGLNPTVLTPNGNEDSTTGFFLTATPSGTLSVSTLPLPKVQCFVFNVEYMNCTWNSSSEPQPTNLTLHYWYKNPDDGKVQECGHYLFSEGITSGCWLGKEEIRLYETFVVHLQDPREPRRQDEQMLKLQDLVIPWAPENLTLRNLSESQLELSWSNRYLDHCLEHLVQYRSDRDRGWTEQSVYHRQSFSLPSVDAQKFYTFRVRSRYNPLCGSAQHWSDWSHPIHWGSNTSKENPLWFALEAVLIPLGSMGLIVSLICVYCWLERTMPRIPTLKNLEDLVTEYHGNFSAWSGVSKGLAESLQPDYSERLCHVSEIAPKGKTLGEGPGGSPCSQRSPYWAPPCYTLKPET; this is encoded by the exons ATGTTGAAGCCACCATTGCCACTCAGATCCCTCTTATTCCTGCAGCTGcctctgctgggggtggggctgaaccCCACAGTCCTCACGCCCAATGGAAATGAAGACAGCACAACTG GTTTCTTCCTGACCGCTACACCCTCCGGGACCCTCAGCGTTTCCACTCTGCCCCTCCCAAAGGTTCAGTGTTTCGTGTTCAATGTTGAGTACATGAATTGCACCTGGAACAGCAGCTCCGAGCCCCAGCCCACCAACCTGACTCTGCACTATTG GTACAAGAACCCTGACGATGGTAAAGTCCAGGAGTGTGGCCACTATCTATTCTCTGAAGGGATCACTTCCGGCTGTTGGTTGGGGAAAGAGGAGATCCGTCTCTACGAAACATTTGTTGTCCACCTCCAGGATCCACGGGAACCCAGGAGGCAGGATGAACAAATGCTAAAACTGCAGGATCTGG TGATCCCCTGGGCTCCAGAGAATCTGACACTTCGCAACCTGAGTGAATCCCAGCTGGAACTGAGCTGGAGCAACAGATATTTGGACCACTGTTTGGAGCACCTGGTGCAGTACCGGAGTGACCGGGACCGAGGCTGGACT GAACAATCCGTGTACCACAGACAAAGCTTCTCTCTGCCTAGTGTGGATGCGCAGAAATTCTATACGTTCCGTGTTCGGAGCCGCTATAACCCACTCTGTGGAAGTGCTCAGCACTGGAGTGACTGGAGCCACCCAATCCATTGGGGCAGCAATACTTCAAAGG agAATCCTTTATGGTTTGCACTGGAAGCTGTGCTTATCCCCCTTGGCTCCATGGGGTTGATTGTTAGCCTCATCTGTGTGTACTGCTGGCTGGAACG GACTATGCCCCGAATTCCTACCCTCAAGAACCTAGAGGATCTGGTTACTGAATACCACGGAAACTTTTCG GCCTGGAGTGGAGTCTCTAAGGGATTGGCGGAGAGCCTACAGCCAGACTACAGTGAGCGGCTCTGCCACGTCAGTGAGATTGCCCCCAAAGGAAAGACTCTAGGGGAAGGGCCTGGGGGCTCCCCCTGCAGCCAGCGCAGCCCCTACTGGGCTCCCCCATGTTACACCCTGAAACCTGAAACCTGA